A window of Zingiber officinale cultivar Zhangliang chromosome 5A, Zo_v1.1, whole genome shotgun sequence contains these coding sequences:
- the LOC121982057 gene encoding receptor-like cytosolic serine/threonine-protein kinase RBK1 isoform X4 has product MTSKEELDPEEASLDSEREVEEQLSSQGETQKASSITDEGKDKNEHNSGSETNSTCIDEDSNQSSPRGVLEITASIADSDGGGSSSSSDSSSIEPGPESHSLHWRTFIAGLIMRKKRSMTRLSTFPPTITRRSSLGGALERIKSSSKDSFERKEVALEIKMEGIKISSKGTLEVKMARPSWRSFAYEELAAATDGFCPEKLIGKGGHAEVYKGCLADGQLVAVKRLIKKDGEEERIGDFLSELGIIAHVAHPNAAQLLGFSVEGSRQKLDWKLRFEIALGIAQGLRYLHEGCQRRIIHRDIKASNILLTEDFQPQISDFGLAKWLPGKWNHHVVFPIEGTFGYLAPEYFMHGVVNEKTDVFAFGVLLLEIVTGRRAIDSSRQSLVIWAKPLLDANNVEELVDASLRDAYDGDELARALRVASVCIHHLSTSRPAMNQVVRFLQGEEGSIELVGGESKERVAKTPLFDGGEMDDDYTCSKYLRDLHRHKQLALEQ; this is encoded by the exons ATGACTTCTAAGGAAG AGCTTGATCCAGAGGAAGCTTCTTTGGATTCTGAACGAG AAGTAGAGGAGCAGCTTTCTTCACAAGGGGAGACACAGAAGGCCTCTTCGATTACAGATGAAG GAAAAGATAAGAATGAACACAACTCCGGATCTGAAACAAACAGCACCTGCATTGATGAAGACTCTAACCAAAGCTCACCAAGAGGAGTTCTTGAGATCACTGCATCAATTGCAGACTCCGATGGCGgcggcagcagcagcagcagtgaTTCTTCATCAATTGAGCCAGGGCCGGAGTCCCACAGCCTGCACTGGAGAACCTTTATTGCAGGACTAATAATGAGGAAGAAGAGATCGATGACGAGGCTGTCGACGTTTCCACCAACAATTACAAGGCGCTCGAGCTTGGGCGGGGCATTGGAGAGGATCAAGAGCAGCAGCAAGGATAGTTTTGAGAGAAAAGAAGTTGCATTGGAGATCAAAATGGAGGGGATCAAGATCAGCAGCAAGGGTACATTGGAGGTCAAAATGGCAAGGCCTTCATGGAGGAGCTTTGCTTATGAAGAGCTTGCCGCTGCCACAGATGGATTTTGTCCAG AGAAATTGATCGGCAAGGGTGGCCATGCCGAGGTCTACAAGGGTTGCCTAGCCGACGGCCAACTCGTGGCCGTGAAGAGGCTGATAAAGAAGGACGGCGAGGAGGAACGAATAGGAGATTTCTTGTCCGAGCTCGGAATCATCGCTCATGTTGCTCATCCGAATGCAGCACAGCTTCTCGGATTCAGTGTGGAAG GTTCAAGGCAAAAGCTTGACTGGAAGCTGAGGTTCGAGATTGCACTTGGCATAGCACAAGGGCTTCGCTACCTCCATGAAGGCTGCCAAAGACGCATAATCCACAGAGACATCAAGGCCTCCAACATACTACTGACTGAAGACTTCCAGCCACAGATCTCCGACTTCGGACTCGCGAAGTGGCTGCCCGGCAAGTGGAATCACCATGTTGTGTTCCCCATCGAAGGCACATTTGG TTACTTGGCGCCAGAGTACTTCATGCATGGAGTGGTGAACGAGAAGACAGATGTGTTTGCATTTGGGGTGCTGCTGCTTGAGATCGTAACGGGAAGGAGAGCCATCGATTCATCGAGGCAGAGCCTGGTGATTTGG GCGAAACCATTGCTGGACGCAAACAACGTCGAGGAACTCGTCGACGCTTCCCTCCGAGATGCGTACGACGGCGATGAATTGGCCCGAGCGCTGCGAGTCGCTTCGGTTTGCATCCATCACCTCTCCACCTCGAGGCCCGCCATGAACCAG GTGGTGCGGTTTCTGCAAGGGGAAGAGGGATCGATCGAGCTCGTCGGAGGAGAATCGAAGGAAAGAGTTGCGAAAACGCCGTTGTTTGACGGTGGCGAAATGGATGATGACTACACATGCTCCAAGTACCTCAGGGACCTGCACAGGCACAAACAGCTTGCTCTGGAGCAGTGA
- the LOC121982057 gene encoding receptor-like cytosolic serine/threonine-protein kinase RBK1 isoform X2: protein MTSKEELDPEEASLDSERVEEQLSSQGETQKASSITDEGKDKNEHNSGSETNSTCIDEDSNQSSPRGVLEITASIADSDGGGSSSSSDSSSIEPGPESHSLHWRTFIAGLIMRKKRSMTRLSTFPPTITRRSSLGGALERIKSSSKDSFERKEVALEIKMEGIKISSKGTLEVKMARPSWRSFAYEELAAATDGFCPEKLIGKGGHAEVYKGCLADGQLVAVKRLIKKDGEEERIGDFLSELGIIAHVAHPNAAQLLGFSVEGGLHLVLQFSPHGSLASVLHGSSGSRQKLDWKLRFEIALGIAQGLRYLHEGCQRRIIHRDIKASNILLTEDFQPQISDFGLAKWLPGKWNHHVVFPIEGTFGYLAPEYFMHGVVNEKTDVFAFGVLLLEIVTGRRAIDSSRQSLVIWAKPLLDANNVEELVDASLRDAYDGDELARALRVASVCIHHLSTSRPAMNQVVRFLQGEEGSIELVGGESKERVAKTPLFDGGEMDDDYTCSKYLRDLHRHKQLALEQ from the exons ATGACTTCTAAGGAAG AGCTTGATCCAGAGGAAGCTTCTTTGGATTCTGAACGAG TAGAGGAGCAGCTTTCTTCACAAGGGGAGACACAGAAGGCCTCTTCGATTACAGATGAAG GAAAAGATAAGAATGAACACAACTCCGGATCTGAAACAAACAGCACCTGCATTGATGAAGACTCTAACCAAAGCTCACCAAGAGGAGTTCTTGAGATCACTGCATCAATTGCAGACTCCGATGGCGgcggcagcagcagcagcagtgaTTCTTCATCAATTGAGCCAGGGCCGGAGTCCCACAGCCTGCACTGGAGAACCTTTATTGCAGGACTAATAATGAGGAAGAAGAGATCGATGACGAGGCTGTCGACGTTTCCACCAACAATTACAAGGCGCTCGAGCTTGGGCGGGGCATTGGAGAGGATCAAGAGCAGCAGCAAGGATAGTTTTGAGAGAAAAGAAGTTGCATTGGAGATCAAAATGGAGGGGATCAAGATCAGCAGCAAGGGTACATTGGAGGTCAAAATGGCAAGGCCTTCATGGAGGAGCTTTGCTTATGAAGAGCTTGCCGCTGCCACAGATGGATTTTGTCCAG AGAAATTGATCGGCAAGGGTGGCCATGCCGAGGTCTACAAGGGTTGCCTAGCCGACGGCCAACTCGTGGCCGTGAAGAGGCTGATAAAGAAGGACGGCGAGGAGGAACGAATAGGAGATTTCTTGTCCGAGCTCGGAATCATCGCTCATGTTGCTCATCCGAATGCAGCACAGCTTCTCGGATTCAGTGTGGAAGGTGGTTTGCACTTGGTTTTGCAGTTCTCTCCTCATGGAAGCTTGGCCTCTGTGCTTCATGGTTCTTCAGGTTCAAGGCAAAAGCTTGACTGGAAGCTGAGGTTCGAGATTGCACTTGGCATAGCACAAGGGCTTCGCTACCTCCATGAAGGCTGCCAAAGACGCATAATCCACAGAGACATCAAGGCCTCCAACATACTACTGACTGAAGACTTCCAGCCACAGATCTCCGACTTCGGACTCGCGAAGTGGCTGCCCGGCAAGTGGAATCACCATGTTGTGTTCCCCATCGAAGGCACATTTGG TTACTTGGCGCCAGAGTACTTCATGCATGGAGTGGTGAACGAGAAGACAGATGTGTTTGCATTTGGGGTGCTGCTGCTTGAGATCGTAACGGGAAGGAGAGCCATCGATTCATCGAGGCAGAGCCTGGTGATTTGG GCGAAACCATTGCTGGACGCAAACAACGTCGAGGAACTCGTCGACGCTTCCCTCCGAGATGCGTACGACGGCGATGAATTGGCCCGAGCGCTGCGAGTCGCTTCGGTTTGCATCCATCACCTCTCCACCTCGAGGCCCGCCATGAACCAG GTGGTGCGGTTTCTGCAAGGGGAAGAGGGATCGATCGAGCTCGTCGGAGGAGAATCGAAGGAAAGAGTTGCGAAAACGCCGTTGTTTGACGGTGGCGAAATGGATGATGACTACACATGCTCCAAGTACCTCAGGGACCTGCACAGGCACAAACAGCTTGCTCTGGAGCAGTGA
- the LOC121982057 gene encoding receptor-like cytosolic serine/threonine-protein kinase RBK1 isoform X1 — protein sequence MTSKEELDPEEASLDSEREVEEQLSSQGETQKASSITDEGKDKNEHNSGSETNSTCIDEDSNQSSPRGVLEITASIADSDGGGSSSSSDSSSIEPGPESHSLHWRTFIAGLIMRKKRSMTRLSTFPPTITRRSSLGGALERIKSSSKDSFERKEVALEIKMEGIKISSKGTLEVKMARPSWRSFAYEELAAATDGFCPEKLIGKGGHAEVYKGCLADGQLVAVKRLIKKDGEEERIGDFLSELGIIAHVAHPNAAQLLGFSVEGGLHLVLQFSPHGSLASVLHGSSGSRQKLDWKLRFEIALGIAQGLRYLHEGCQRRIIHRDIKASNILLTEDFQPQISDFGLAKWLPGKWNHHVVFPIEGTFGYLAPEYFMHGVVNEKTDVFAFGVLLLEIVTGRRAIDSSRQSLVIWAKPLLDANNVEELVDASLRDAYDGDELARALRVASVCIHHLSTSRPAMNQVVRFLQGEEGSIELVGGESKERVAKTPLFDGGEMDDDYTCSKYLRDLHRHKQLALEQ from the exons ATGACTTCTAAGGAAG AGCTTGATCCAGAGGAAGCTTCTTTGGATTCTGAACGAG AAGTAGAGGAGCAGCTTTCTTCACAAGGGGAGACACAGAAGGCCTCTTCGATTACAGATGAAG GAAAAGATAAGAATGAACACAACTCCGGATCTGAAACAAACAGCACCTGCATTGATGAAGACTCTAACCAAAGCTCACCAAGAGGAGTTCTTGAGATCACTGCATCAATTGCAGACTCCGATGGCGgcggcagcagcagcagcagtgaTTCTTCATCAATTGAGCCAGGGCCGGAGTCCCACAGCCTGCACTGGAGAACCTTTATTGCAGGACTAATAATGAGGAAGAAGAGATCGATGACGAGGCTGTCGACGTTTCCACCAACAATTACAAGGCGCTCGAGCTTGGGCGGGGCATTGGAGAGGATCAAGAGCAGCAGCAAGGATAGTTTTGAGAGAAAAGAAGTTGCATTGGAGATCAAAATGGAGGGGATCAAGATCAGCAGCAAGGGTACATTGGAGGTCAAAATGGCAAGGCCTTCATGGAGGAGCTTTGCTTATGAAGAGCTTGCCGCTGCCACAGATGGATTTTGTCCAG AGAAATTGATCGGCAAGGGTGGCCATGCCGAGGTCTACAAGGGTTGCCTAGCCGACGGCCAACTCGTGGCCGTGAAGAGGCTGATAAAGAAGGACGGCGAGGAGGAACGAATAGGAGATTTCTTGTCCGAGCTCGGAATCATCGCTCATGTTGCTCATCCGAATGCAGCACAGCTTCTCGGATTCAGTGTGGAAGGTGGTTTGCACTTGGTTTTGCAGTTCTCTCCTCATGGAAGCTTGGCCTCTGTGCTTCATGGTTCTTCAGGTTCAAGGCAAAAGCTTGACTGGAAGCTGAGGTTCGAGATTGCACTTGGCATAGCACAAGGGCTTCGCTACCTCCATGAAGGCTGCCAAAGACGCATAATCCACAGAGACATCAAGGCCTCCAACATACTACTGACTGAAGACTTCCAGCCACAGATCTCCGACTTCGGACTCGCGAAGTGGCTGCCCGGCAAGTGGAATCACCATGTTGTGTTCCCCATCGAAGGCACATTTGG TTACTTGGCGCCAGAGTACTTCATGCATGGAGTGGTGAACGAGAAGACAGATGTGTTTGCATTTGGGGTGCTGCTGCTTGAGATCGTAACGGGAAGGAGAGCCATCGATTCATCGAGGCAGAGCCTGGTGATTTGG GCGAAACCATTGCTGGACGCAAACAACGTCGAGGAACTCGTCGACGCTTCCCTCCGAGATGCGTACGACGGCGATGAATTGGCCCGAGCGCTGCGAGTCGCTTCGGTTTGCATCCATCACCTCTCCACCTCGAGGCCCGCCATGAACCAG GTGGTGCGGTTTCTGCAAGGGGAAGAGGGATCGATCGAGCTCGTCGGAGGAGAATCGAAGGAAAGAGTTGCGAAAACGCCGTTGTTTGACGGTGGCGAAATGGATGATGACTACACATGCTCCAAGTACCTCAGGGACCTGCACAGGCACAAACAGCTTGCTCTGGAGCAGTGA
- the LOC121982057 gene encoding receptor-like cytosolic serine/threonine-protein kinase RBK1 isoform X3 yields the protein MTSKEELDPEEASLDSEREEQLSSQGETQKASSITDEGKDKNEHNSGSETNSTCIDEDSNQSSPRGVLEITASIADSDGGGSSSSSDSSSIEPGPESHSLHWRTFIAGLIMRKKRSMTRLSTFPPTITRRSSLGGALERIKSSSKDSFERKEVALEIKMEGIKISSKGTLEVKMARPSWRSFAYEELAAATDGFCPEKLIGKGGHAEVYKGCLADGQLVAVKRLIKKDGEEERIGDFLSELGIIAHVAHPNAAQLLGFSVEGGLHLVLQFSPHGSLASVLHGSSGSRQKLDWKLRFEIALGIAQGLRYLHEGCQRRIIHRDIKASNILLTEDFQPQISDFGLAKWLPGKWNHHVVFPIEGTFGYLAPEYFMHGVVNEKTDVFAFGVLLLEIVTGRRAIDSSRQSLVIWAKPLLDANNVEELVDASLRDAYDGDELARALRVASVCIHHLSTSRPAMNQVVRFLQGEEGSIELVGGESKERVAKTPLFDGGEMDDDYTCSKYLRDLHRHKQLALEQ from the exons ATGACTTCTAAGGAAG AGCTTGATCCAGAGGAAGCTTCTTTGGATTCTGAACGAG AGGAGCAGCTTTCTTCACAAGGGGAGACACAGAAGGCCTCTTCGATTACAGATGAAG GAAAAGATAAGAATGAACACAACTCCGGATCTGAAACAAACAGCACCTGCATTGATGAAGACTCTAACCAAAGCTCACCAAGAGGAGTTCTTGAGATCACTGCATCAATTGCAGACTCCGATGGCGgcggcagcagcagcagcagtgaTTCTTCATCAATTGAGCCAGGGCCGGAGTCCCACAGCCTGCACTGGAGAACCTTTATTGCAGGACTAATAATGAGGAAGAAGAGATCGATGACGAGGCTGTCGACGTTTCCACCAACAATTACAAGGCGCTCGAGCTTGGGCGGGGCATTGGAGAGGATCAAGAGCAGCAGCAAGGATAGTTTTGAGAGAAAAGAAGTTGCATTGGAGATCAAAATGGAGGGGATCAAGATCAGCAGCAAGGGTACATTGGAGGTCAAAATGGCAAGGCCTTCATGGAGGAGCTTTGCTTATGAAGAGCTTGCCGCTGCCACAGATGGATTTTGTCCAG AGAAATTGATCGGCAAGGGTGGCCATGCCGAGGTCTACAAGGGTTGCCTAGCCGACGGCCAACTCGTGGCCGTGAAGAGGCTGATAAAGAAGGACGGCGAGGAGGAACGAATAGGAGATTTCTTGTCCGAGCTCGGAATCATCGCTCATGTTGCTCATCCGAATGCAGCACAGCTTCTCGGATTCAGTGTGGAAGGTGGTTTGCACTTGGTTTTGCAGTTCTCTCCTCATGGAAGCTTGGCCTCTGTGCTTCATGGTTCTTCAGGTTCAAGGCAAAAGCTTGACTGGAAGCTGAGGTTCGAGATTGCACTTGGCATAGCACAAGGGCTTCGCTACCTCCATGAAGGCTGCCAAAGACGCATAATCCACAGAGACATCAAGGCCTCCAACATACTACTGACTGAAGACTTCCAGCCACAGATCTCCGACTTCGGACTCGCGAAGTGGCTGCCCGGCAAGTGGAATCACCATGTTGTGTTCCCCATCGAAGGCACATTTGG TTACTTGGCGCCAGAGTACTTCATGCATGGAGTGGTGAACGAGAAGACAGATGTGTTTGCATTTGGGGTGCTGCTGCTTGAGATCGTAACGGGAAGGAGAGCCATCGATTCATCGAGGCAGAGCCTGGTGATTTGG GCGAAACCATTGCTGGACGCAAACAACGTCGAGGAACTCGTCGACGCTTCCCTCCGAGATGCGTACGACGGCGATGAATTGGCCCGAGCGCTGCGAGTCGCTTCGGTTTGCATCCATCACCTCTCCACCTCGAGGCCCGCCATGAACCAG GTGGTGCGGTTTCTGCAAGGGGAAGAGGGATCGATCGAGCTCGTCGGAGGAGAATCGAAGGAAAGAGTTGCGAAAACGCCGTTGTTTGACGGTGGCGAAATGGATGATGACTACACATGCTCCAAGTACCTCAGGGACCTGCACAGGCACAAACAGCTTGCTCTGGAGCAGTGA